A single genomic interval of Camelina sativa cultivar DH55 chromosome 11, Cs, whole genome shotgun sequence harbors:
- the LOC104724522 gene encoding probable WRKY transcription factor 24, with protein sequence MEREDINRMLNLDVENNNTFSSFVDKTLMMIPPLTFTGEVEPCSSWYPESFDVHVPPPAPENDHQIGEKGKNKEKEKRSRKVPRIAFHTRSDDEVLDDGYRWRKYGQKSVKNNAHPRSYYRCTYHTCNVKKQVQRLAKDPNVVVTTYEGMHNHPCEKLMETLNPLLRQLQFLSSFSNL encoded by the exons ATGGAGAGAGAAGACATTAATCGTATGTTAAACCTAGATGTCGAAAACAACAACACCTTCTCTTCCTTTGTGGACAAAACTCTAATGATGATACCTCCATTAACATTTACCGGCGAGGTGGAGCCTTGCTCTTCTTGGTATCCAGAAAGCTTTGATGTGCATGTACCGCCACCGGCTCCTGAGAATGATCATCAAATAGGAGAGAAAGGGaagaataaagagaaagagaagagatcgaGGAAAGTTCCAAGGATTGCTTTTCATACGAGGAGTGATGATGAAGTTCTTGATGATGGTTATCGTTGGCGAAAGTACGGCCAGAAATCTGTCAAGAACAATGCTCATCCCAG GAGCTATTACAGGTGTACGTACCACACATGCAACGTGAAGAAACAAGTGCAAAGATTGGCAAAAGATCCAAACGTGGTCGTAACGACTTACGAAGGCATGCATAACCATCCTTGTGAGAAGCTCATGGAAACTCTTAATCCTctcctcaggcaactccagttCCTCTCTAGTTTCTCCAATCTCTGA
- the LOC104724523 gene encoding LOW QUALITY PROTEIN: E4 SUMO-protein ligase PIAL2-like (The sequence of the model RefSeq protein was modified relative to this genomic sequence to represent the inferred CDS: inserted 1 base in 1 codon) yields MSTVAKAVTGSGLREKTAASLVNSFRLASVTQRLRYHIQVGPKTDSKEFQICCISFAKGIDFAIANNDIPKKVEEFPGLLKQVCRHGTDVYTKTAVMVLMISIKHACQLGWFSDSESQELLALGDEIRTSFGCSGSTITGINSPGSTFSQIMEKFYPFVKLGHVLVSFEVKAGYKMLAHDFHISKNMPHSLQQKIRLFVAQTDNIDTSACIANPPEVSFLLNGKGVEKRVNIAMDSGPQLPTNVTAQLKYGTNLLQVMGNFKGNCIIIIAFTGVVMPPEQPVLKDYLQSKVIESSPDSDIIEGASRVSLNCPISRRRIKLPVKGQLCKHLQAFDFSNYVNINMRNPSWRCPHCNQPVCYPDIRLDQNMAKILKDVGHDAAGVIIDADGSWKVAKKTDQRVEPVSEIIHDLEDPMSLLNSGPVVFDLTGDDDDDDAEMEVFGDNKVEDRKPCLSDAQGQSNNNTNKEASNDDYCSIFDISDVIALDPVILSALENTAPQPHQASNTGTGQQYSNLSQTPMSIDPMLVPVPFSQTPSPRDRPATTSTGFTIPNPSPQVSQVHASSVTPTGTYLGRASSPRLNQTYPYQASSMTTPYQSRKVPIPATSQSPANISSYVQSQHVPRVLSQPNSYGIRGLTSNNHVSTQRQHSSGPPVQSVSRTSDLMDVDLTAPDTTNWRPRMRGSLVPGSHSTALDHMIIRPTQQSQTSTRLTSSQPVQTPLIQTSQAQSPFSTAAYRTEAVIGNRNHPVPAPTGXARPTGPTSSWNLRG; encoded by the exons ATGTCTACGGTGGCGAAGGCGGTGACTGGAAGTGGATTACGGGAGAAGACGGCAGCGTCACTGGTCAATTCCTTCCGATTAGCGTCTGTGACTCAACGTTTACGTTACCACATTCAAGTCGGACCTAAGACTGATTCTAAGGAGTTTCAGATCTGTTGCATCTCTTTCGccaa aGGCATTGATTTTGCTATAGCCAACAATGATATTCCCAAGAAGGTTGAAGAGTTCCCCGGGTTGCTCAAACag GTGTGCCGTCATGGAACTGATGTGTACACTAAGACGGCTGTTATGGTGCTCATGATCTCTATCAAG CATGCTTGTCAACTGGGATGGTTTTCGGATAGCGAGAGTCAAGAACTTCTAGCTCTTGGTGATGAG ATAAGGACTAGTTTTGGGTGTTCTGGAAGCACTATCACTGGCATCAACAGTCCCGGCAGTACATTTTCGCAGATCATGGAGAA GTTCTATCCGTTTGTGAAGCTTGgtcatgttcttgtttcttttgaagTGAAG GCTGGCTACAAAATGCTGGCGCATGATTTCCATATCTCAAAGAATATGCCACATTCACTCCAACAGAAAATT CGGCTATTTGTTGCCCAAACAGACAACATAGACACGTCTGCCTGTATTGCAAATCCTCCAGAAGTCAG CTTCCTGTTAAATGGAAAGGGGGTAGAGAAGAGAGTTAATATTGCAATG GATTCAGGGCCTCAACTCCCTACAAATGTTACTGCACAGCTGAAGTACGGAACTAATCTTCTCCAAGTGATGGGGAATTTTAAGG GTAATTGCATCATCATAATTGCATTTACGGGAGTGGTAATGCCGCCTGAACAACCTGTTCTTAAAGATTACCTTCAGTCCAAAGTCATTGAATCAAGTCCAG ATTCAGACATCATTGAGGGGGCATCACGAGTATCTCTCAATTGTCCTATAAG TCGCAGGCGGATCAAGCTTCCAGTCAAGGGCCAGTTGTGTAAACATCTTCAG GCTTTTGATTTCTCAAACTATGTCAACATAAATATGAGAAATCCATCCTGGCGCTGCCCACATTGCAATCAACCTGTTTGCTACCCTGACATACGTTTAGATCAAAACATGGCCAAG ATATTAAAAGATGTGGGACACGACGCTGCTGGTGTAATCATCGATGCTGATGGTTCATGGAAGGTTGCAAAGAAAACTGACCAGAGAGTGGAACCTGTGAGTGAGATCATTCATGATCTAGAAGACCCAATGAGCTTGTTAAACTCTGGTCCAGTTGTTTTTGATCTAACgggggatgatgatgatgatgatgccgaAATGGAAGTTTTTGGTGACAACAAGGTTGAGGATCGGAAGCCCTGTTTGTCTGATGCTCAGGGTCAATCTAATAATAACACAAATAAAGAAGCTTCAAACGATGATTACTGTTCGATATTCGATATATCTGATGTGATCGCACTTGACCCGGTAATATTATCTGCTTTGGAAAACACTGCGCCACAACCGCATCAAGCTTCGAATACTGGAACAGGTCAACAATACTCAAACTTGTCCCAAACACCCATGTCCATAGATCCAATGCTGGTACCTGTGCCATTCTCACAGACACCATCTCCAAGAGATAGACCAGCAACTACGTCCACTGGCTTCACCATACCGAATCCCTCTCCGCAAGTATCTCAGGTTCATGCTTCATCTGTTACCCCCACTGGAACATATCTTGGTAGAGCCTCTAGTCCGAGATTGAACCAGACTTATCCATATCAAGCGTCATCAATGACAACTCCATATCAG AGCCGGAAGGTCCCAATTCCAGCTACGAGCCAGTCGCCAGCGAATATTTCGTCTTATGTTCAGTCTCAGCATGTCCCTAGAGTACTCAGCCAGCCTAATAGTTATGGCATCAGAGGTCTAACCAGTAATAACCATGTAAGCACTCAAAGGCAGCACTCAAGTGGTCCACCTGTTCAATCTGTTTCTCGAACCAGTGACCTAATGGATGTAGATTTGACCGCTCCTGACACAACCAACTGGCGCCCGAGAATGCGAGGCAGTCTTGTGCCCGGTTCTCATTCCACTGCTCTTGACCACATGATCATCCGACCTACCCAACAGTCTCAAACTTCCACTAGGCTTACCAGTTCACAGCCGGTTCAGACACCATTGATTCAAACCTCTCAAGCTCAGTCACCTTTTTCAACGGCTGCTTATAGAACCGAGGCAGTTATAGGAAACCGAAACCATCCGGTGCCCGCTCCTACTG TCGCGAGGCCTACCGGACCGACATCATCATGGAACTTGAGAGGGTAG